A portion of the Streptomyces platensis genome contains these proteins:
- a CDS encoding site-specific integrase — protein sequence MAGHIQDRWYKTEADSNGKITRVKSDRYGTGMRYRARYIGPDGTEKSKSFPDGKKRLAEKWLTKIEADMDSGRYVDPQASRTTFRQYAEKWLQSQTTDPTTREPVAVQIRRHAIPYLGSRPLGSFRPEHIREWLSELERAVSASSYRRVIFASVSAVFTAAVDDEYLHRNPCQASSVRAPAPNGARVVPWTRQRTFAVRAALPQQYQAMVDLGAGCGLRQGEIFGLSADAIGFDAGWLHVALQVKVSNGKLVFARPKRDKERDVPLSDRVAHTLKHHMEAHPPVSVTLPWLRPDGPLLTKRLLFTRTNGDGAVRRTDFNTRFWKPALVKAGVLAEPEPGKRHASAREDGMHALRHFYASVLLDAGEHIKALSTYLGHTDPGFTLRVYTHLLPSSEGRARRAVDTLYEGTGPAPDGPQTAQDE from the coding sequence ATGGCCGGCCACATCCAAGACCGCTGGTACAAGACCGAAGCCGATTCCAACGGCAAGATCACCCGGGTCAAGTCCGACCGCTACGGCACCGGTATGCGCTACCGCGCTCGCTACATCGGCCCCGACGGCACCGAGAAGTCCAAGAGCTTTCCAGACGGCAAGAAGCGCCTCGCCGAGAAATGGCTTACGAAGATCGAGGCCGACATGGACAGCGGCCGTTATGTCGATCCGCAGGCCAGCCGGACCACTTTCCGGCAATACGCCGAAAAGTGGCTCCAGTCCCAGACCACGGATCCGACGACCCGTGAGCCGGTAGCCGTCCAGATTCGCCGCCATGCGATCCCGTACCTGGGATCGCGCCCTCTCGGCTCCTTCAGGCCTGAGCACATCCGTGAATGGCTCAGCGAGTTGGAGCGAGCGGTATCCGCTTCCTCCTACCGCCGTGTCATCTTCGCCAGCGTGTCTGCTGTGTTCACTGCGGCCGTGGACGACGAGTATTTGCATCGGAACCCGTGTCAGGCCAGCAGCGTAAGGGCGCCAGCACCAAACGGCGCGCGAGTAGTGCCCTGGACCAGGCAGCGTACGTTCGCTGTGCGCGCTGCGCTGCCCCAGCAGTACCAAGCGATGGTGGACCTGGGGGCAGGGTGTGGTCTTCGGCAGGGTGAGATCTTCGGTCTCTCCGCGGACGCGATCGGATTCGACGCGGGATGGCTGCACGTCGCTCTCCAGGTGAAGGTCTCGAACGGAAAGCTCGTGTTCGCGCGGCCGAAGCGTGACAAGGAGCGTGATGTCCCTCTGTCAGACCGAGTTGCCCACACTCTGAAGCACCATATGGAAGCGCATCCACCGGTCTCCGTGACGTTGCCCTGGCTGCGTCCGGACGGGCCGCTGCTGACCAAACGGCTCCTCTTCACACGGACGAACGGCGATGGGGCGGTCCGGCGGACGGACTTCAACACACGGTTCTGGAAGCCCGCCCTTGTGAAGGCCGGCGTCCTCGCAGAACCAGAACCCGGCAAGCGCCACGCGTCAGCGCGAGAGGACGGCATGCATGCGCTGCGACACTTCTATGCCTCCGTCCTGCTGGACGCCGGGGAACACATCAAGGCGTTGAGCACGTACCTCGGGCACACCGATCCCGGGTTCACGCTGCGGGTCTACACTCACCTCCTGCCCAGCAGTGAGGGGCGGGCCCGCCGGGCCGTGGACACTCTGTATGAGGGCACCGGCCCGGCTCCCGACGGCCCACAGACGGCCCAGGACGAGTGA
- a CDS encoding ATP-binding protein, whose product MADDEKNPAREVITDYAQAHFRYFRTADGTVYAQKNGHPVARPIRSQGTTGSHRQELMVGLFRDGRGVFNGTALKEALDLIEALALTEDVQAVHIRVAPGFDGATWLDLGRTDGQSVRIHPTGWDIAIPDPREVCWRRTQLTGELPLPAKDTDGKGIDALLRLTNFATAETECLALTWLIGCLGPSVPVPAPFLTGPQGAGKSTAGRMLLRIIEGMSSDLRRPPKDEDNLTAAVAAGWVTALDNLSHMTPDLSDAMCCIVTGIENVKRALFTDGDVFRARYRRPLLLTGIDVGVIRPDLAERLLPLRLERPRVRRTEAELWAEYAEVLPVVLGSLLDLTVKVRAAEAETPTDLRMADFAHLCAQLDAATGLGALTAYRASLDDLNDDVIEGDLLAQTVLKHADSIEPGGEQRMTSTEWLHCLSRLYSGDDLRPLPKGWPTTGKVLSDRLKRLQPTLAARGVLIDTGRTSEGRYLEITRQATSPPHEQQGAF is encoded by the coding sequence ATGGCCGACGACGAGAAGAACCCGGCCCGCGAGGTCATCACCGACTACGCCCAGGCGCACTTCCGGTACTTCCGCACCGCCGACGGCACCGTGTACGCGCAGAAGAACGGCCACCCCGTCGCCCGCCCGATCCGCTCCCAGGGCACCACGGGCAGCCACCGCCAGGAACTCATGGTCGGCCTCTTCCGCGACGGGCGCGGCGTGTTCAACGGGACCGCGCTCAAGGAGGCGTTGGACTTGATCGAAGCTCTCGCGCTGACCGAGGACGTACAGGCGGTCCACATCCGCGTCGCTCCCGGATTCGACGGGGCGACGTGGCTGGACCTGGGCCGCACCGACGGGCAGTCCGTCCGCATCCACCCCACCGGTTGGGACATCGCCATCCCCGACCCGCGCGAAGTGTGCTGGCGACGCACCCAGCTCACCGGGGAACTACCCCTGCCGGCCAAGGACACCGACGGCAAGGGCATCGATGCGCTGCTGAGGCTGACCAACTTCGCCACCGCAGAGACCGAATGCCTGGCCCTCACCTGGCTCATCGGCTGCCTCGGACCGTCCGTACCCGTCCCCGCCCCCTTCCTCACCGGCCCCCAGGGCGCCGGCAAATCCACCGCGGGCCGCATGCTCCTGCGGATCATCGAGGGCATGAGCAGCGACCTGCGCCGCCCCCCGAAGGACGAGGACAACCTGACCGCGGCCGTGGCCGCCGGGTGGGTCACTGCCCTGGACAACCTCTCCCACATGACCCCGGACCTGTCCGACGCCATGTGCTGCATCGTCACCGGCATCGAAAACGTCAAACGCGCCCTGTTCACCGACGGGGACGTCTTCCGCGCCCGCTACCGCCGCCCCCTGCTCCTGACCGGCATCGACGTGGGCGTCATCCGCCCCGACCTCGCCGAACGGCTCCTGCCACTGCGGCTGGAGAGGCCCCGCGTCCGGCGCACCGAGGCCGAGCTGTGGGCGGAGTACGCAGAGGTACTGCCCGTGGTCCTCGGGTCCTTGCTCGATCTCACGGTCAAGGTCCGCGCTGCCGAGGCGGAGACCCCGACCGACCTGCGGATGGCGGACTTCGCCCACCTGTGCGCGCAGCTCGACGCAGCGACCGGCCTCGGAGCGCTCACCGCCTACCGGGCCAGCCTGGACGACCTGAACGACGACGTGATCGAGGGCGACCTCCTCGCGCAGACCGTCCTCAAGCACGCCGACAGCATCGAACCGGGCGGAGAGCAGCGAATGACCTCCACCGAGTGGCTGCACTGCCTCAGTCGCCTCTACAGCGGCGACGACCTGCGTCCCCTGCCCAAGGGCTGGCCGACCACCGGCAAAGTCCTCTCCGACCGCCTCAAGCGCCTCCAACCGACCCTCGCCGCTCGCGGTGTCCTCATCGACACCGGCCGCACCAGCGAGGGCCGCTACCTCGAAATCACCCGCCAGGCCACCTCGCCCCCACACGAGCAGCAGGGAGCGTTCTGA
- a CDS encoding RRQRL motif-containing zinc-binding protein gives MTTARFWDPDGTKFGVPTYPWRLAPDGLATRAQLRARGLRPGGQEIAAQILWRSRRAGGGIRAAYLYSIDLAKPVRPMTSAKWAALAKANAARRLCPSCRRDRGYTISTCLGVCVTCADAPALVV, from the coding sequence ATGACGACGGCCCGCTTCTGGGACCCCGACGGCACGAAATTCGGGGTCCCTACGTATCCGTGGCGCCTGGCGCCGGACGGTCTGGCCACCCGCGCGCAGCTTCGCGCGCGGGGGCTGCGGCCGGGCGGGCAGGAAATCGCCGCGCAGATCCTGTGGCGCTCGCGCCGCGCAGGCGGCGGCATCCGCGCCGCGTACCTCTACAGCATCGACCTCGCCAAGCCGGTCCGGCCCATGACCTCTGCGAAGTGGGCGGCGCTGGCCAAGGCGAACGCCGCCCGCCGCCTCTGCCCTTCGTGCCGCCGGGACCGCGGCTACACCATCTCGACCTGTCTGGGCGTCTGCGTCACCTGCGCGGATGCTCCCGCTCTCGTCGTATGA
- a CDS encoding class I SAM-dependent methyltransferase encodes MTQPVPIRRARLRVLAAFCGVGGDTAGYLAAGCHVTGVDLAPQPRYVGDAFHQGDAIEFIRTHGAEFDFIHAGPPCQFDCTLTAGTNAAKRSGYPDLLEPTRAALEATGRPYVIEQPPGRASKRMRVDVTLCGEMFGLAVLRHRNFELGHWTTLKPAHRPHRGRVAGMRHGKWYEGPYFQVYGAGGGKGTVAQWQQAMGIDWTEVRKEIAEAIPPAYGQWLANAFLNRAGLEVAA; translated from the coding sequence ATGACTCAACCTGTCCCGATCCGGCGAGCCCGCCTGCGGGTGTTGGCCGCGTTCTGCGGTGTCGGCGGCGACACCGCCGGCTACCTGGCCGCCGGATGCCACGTCACCGGCGTGGACCTGGCCCCGCAGCCCCGCTACGTCGGCGACGCCTTCCACCAGGGCGACGCGATCGAGTTCATCCGCACCCATGGCGCTGAGTTCGACTTCATCCATGCCGGTCCGCCGTGCCAGTTCGACTGCACCCTGACCGCTGGCACCAACGCCGCCAAGCGCTCCGGCTACCCCGACCTGCTGGAGCCCACCCGCGCGGCGCTGGAGGCGACCGGCCGGCCGTACGTCATCGAACAGCCCCCGGGCCGCGCCTCGAAGCGGATGCGGGTGGACGTGACGCTCTGCGGGGAGATGTTCGGCCTGGCCGTCCTGCGCCACCGCAACTTCGAACTTGGCCACTGGACCACCCTCAAGCCCGCCCACCGCCCGCACCGCGGCCGCGTGGCCGGCATGCGCCACGGCAAGTGGTACGAGGGCCCGTATTTCCAGGTCTACGGCGCTGGCGGTGGCAAGGGCACCGTTGCCCAGTGGCAGCAGGCCATGGGCATCGACTGGACCGAGGTCCGCAAGGAGATTGCCGAGGCCATCCCGCCCGCCTACGGCCAATGGCTCGCCAACGCCTTCCTGAATCGGGCCGGTCTGGAGGTGGCGGCATGA
- the glnA gene encoding type I glutamate--ammonia ligase, translating to MDKQQEFVLRTLEERDIRFVRLWFTDVLGFLKSVAVAPAELEQAFDEGIGFDGSAIEGFARVYESDMIAKPDPGTFQILPWRAEAPGTARMFCDILMPDGSPSYADPRYVLKRILAKTSDLGFTFYTHPEIEFFLLKDKPVDGQRPTPGDSSGYFDHTPQNVGMDFRRQAITMLESMGISVEFSHHEGAPGQQEIDLRYADALSTADNIMTFRLVMKQVALEQGVQATFMPKPFSEYPGSGMHTHLSLFEGDRNAFHESGSEYQLSKVGRSFIAGLLRHAGEISAVTNQWVNSYKRIWGGANRTAGAGGEAPSYICWGHNNRSALIRVPMYKPGKMGSTRVEVRSIDSGANPYLCYAVLLAAGLKGIEEGYELPAGADDDVWALSDSERRAMGIEPLPQNLGEAIALMERSELVAETLGEHVFDFFLRNKKQEWEEYRSEVTAFELRKMLPVL from the coding sequence ATGGACAAGCAGCAGGAGTTTGTGCTCCGTACGCTCGAGGAGCGCGACATCCGCTTCGTACGGCTGTGGTTCACCGACGTGCTCGGGTTCCTCAAGTCCGTGGCGGTGGCCCCCGCGGAGCTGGAGCAGGCCTTCGACGAGGGCATCGGCTTCGACGGCTCGGCCATCGAAGGATTCGCACGGGTGTACGAATCCGACATGATCGCCAAGCCCGACCCCGGCACCTTCCAGATCCTGCCCTGGCGCGCCGAGGCCCCCGGCACCGCCCGGATGTTCTGCGACATCCTGATGCCGGACGGCTCCCCCTCCTACGCCGACCCGCGCTACGTCCTCAAGCGCATCCTGGCCAAGACCTCCGACCTCGGGTTCACCTTCTACACCCACCCCGAGATCGAGTTCTTCCTGCTCAAGGACAAGCCCGTGGACGGCCAGCGGCCGACCCCCGGTGACTCCTCCGGCTACTTCGACCACACCCCGCAGAACGTCGGCATGGACTTCCGCCGGCAGGCGATCACGATGCTGGAGTCGATGGGCATCTCGGTGGAGTTCAGCCACCACGAGGGCGCCCCCGGCCAGCAGGAGATCGATCTGCGCTACGCCGACGCCCTCTCGACCGCCGACAACATCATGACGTTCCGGCTGGTCATGAAGCAGGTGGCCCTGGAGCAGGGCGTCCAGGCCACCTTCATGCCCAAGCCGTTCTCCGAATACCCGGGCTCGGGCATGCACACCCACCTCTCCCTCTTCGAGGGCGACCGCAACGCCTTCCACGAGTCCGGCTCGGAGTACCAACTCTCCAAGGTCGGCCGCTCGTTCATCGCCGGTCTGCTGCGGCACGCCGGGGAGATCTCCGCCGTCACCAACCAGTGGGTCAACTCCTACAAGCGCATCTGGGGCGGCGCCAACCGCACCGCGGGCGCCGGCGGCGAGGCCCCCTCCTACATCTGCTGGGGCCACAACAACCGCTCCGCGCTGATCCGCGTGCCCATGTACAAGCCCGGCAAGATGGGCTCGACCCGGGTCGAGGTCCGCTCCATCGACTCCGGCGCCAACCCGTACCTCTGCTACGCCGTCCTGCTCGCCGCCGGCCTCAAGGGCATCGAGGAGGGCTACGAGCTGCCGGCCGGCGCCGATGACGACGTCTGGGCGCTGTCCGACTCCGAGCGCCGGGCGATGGGCATCGAACCGCTGCCGCAGAACCTCGGCGAGGCCATCGCCCTCATGGAGCGCAGCGAACTGGTCGCCGAGACCCTCGGCGAGCACGTCTTCGACTTCTTCCTGCGCAACAAGAAGCAGGAGTGGGAGGAGTACCGCTCCGAGGTCACCGCCTTCGAGCTGCGCAAGATGCTGCCCGTGCTGTAA
- a CDS encoding bifunctional DNA primase/polymerase, with protein MSDHLRTAVGLAAHGVPVLPLRRGKVPFGNCRSCAGNACGGRPNMKTAGPCCCSGVCHAWAAATTEPAVIASPSWAAAWRRAVCVGYHPGGAGLTVVDLDNAEAIAWAQGALPATRTVATTRGEHWIYRGTMRSVNAVRPGIDIKSTMSYARWLGPGTGTLIALPDAVRALAVKEPSPARPAPHSVTVSAGVGSGECRHRTPAYLDRGIAMAEQRITEARSAVHTTVYRTFLAVLSTHGRCGCLTDAHVTRLFIAAQAKGESPRHCTDAWTNARTRLGL; from the coding sequence ATGAGCGACCACCTGCGAACCGCCGTGGGTCTGGCCGCTCACGGTGTGCCGGTGCTGCCTCTGCGCCGGGGCAAGGTGCCGTTCGGCAACTGCCGCTCCTGCGCGGGCAACGCGTGCGGTGGCCGGCCGAACATGAAGACTGCGGGCCCGTGCTGCTGCTCCGGGGTCTGCCACGCATGGGCCGCCGCGACCACCGAGCCGGCCGTCATCGCCTCACCCTCGTGGGCTGCGGCGTGGCGGCGGGCGGTGTGCGTCGGCTACCACCCCGGCGGCGCCGGGCTGACCGTGGTCGACCTCGACAACGCGGAAGCCATCGCATGGGCCCAAGGCGCCCTGCCCGCCACGCGGACCGTGGCGACGACGCGCGGTGAGCACTGGATCTACCGAGGCACCATGCGCTCCGTGAATGCCGTCCGCCCCGGCATCGACATCAAGTCGACCATGTCTTACGCCCGGTGGCTCGGTCCCGGTACCGGCACCCTGATTGCCCTGCCGGACGCCGTCCGCGCGCTGGCCGTGAAGGAACCCTCCCCGGCCCGGCCAGCGCCGCACTCCGTCACCGTGTCCGCAGGAGTCGGGAGCGGGGAGTGCCGCCATCGCACGCCCGCCTACCTGGACCGTGGCATCGCCATGGCCGAGCAGCGCATCACCGAGGCCCGCAGCGCGGTCCACACCACCGTCTACCGCACCTTCCTCGCCGTGCTGTCCACGCACGGCCGGTGCGGCTGCCTCACCGACGCCCACGTCACGCGGCTGTTCATCGCTGCACAGGCCAAGGGGGAATCGCCCCGGCACTGCACCGACGCGTGGACCAACGCCCGCACCAGGTTGGGACTGTGA
- a CDS encoding helix-turn-helix transcriptional regulator, translated as MSRTRFAQSDPRDTLRDGLPDRYLTPEDLVTLFGLESVETVYTWRKKRTGPPGFRVGKHIRYDPADVRAWVAQQTAAEAEAA; from the coding sequence ATGAGCCGGACCCGTTTCGCTCAATCCGACCCCCGCGACACCCTCCGAGACGGCCTCCCGGACCGCTACCTCACCCCCGAAGACCTGGTGACGCTCTTCGGCCTGGAGAGCGTTGAAACCGTCTACACCTGGCGCAAGAAGCGCACCGGCCCGCCCGGATTCCGCGTCGGCAAGCACATCCGCTACGACCCCGCCGATGTCCGCGCCTGGGTCGCCCAGCAGACCGCCGCCGAAGCCGAAGCCGCCTGA